One Gloeobacter morelensis MG652769 DNA window includes the following coding sequences:
- the ybeY gene encoding rRNA maturation RNase YbeY produces MAVVPIAVELCLQAAVDDPVGEARWQFWFDQWLRELQPAAAVELSLRLTDDAEIRGLNARFRGVDAPTDVLSFEFEGEDTQAQIAEEPLYLGDIVVSVPTATRQAREFGHTLEVELAWLAVHGLLHLLGWDHPDEQSWQAMVTQQARLLKGVNVVYDWPSVYPVG; encoded by the coding sequence ATGGCGGTTGTGCCGATAGCTGTCGAGTTGTGCCTTCAAGCTGCGGTCGATGACCCGGTTGGGGAGGCGCGCTGGCAGTTTTGGTTTGATCAGTGGCTTCGGGAGCTGCAACCGGCGGCGGCGGTGGAGTTGAGCTTGCGCCTGACCGACGACGCTGAGATCCGGGGGCTCAACGCCCGCTTTCGCGGCGTCGATGCCCCCACAGACGTCCTCTCCTTCGAATTTGAAGGGGAGGACACACAAGCGCAGATTGCGGAGGAGCCCCTGTATCTTGGGGATATCGTCGTCTCTGTGCCGACGGCGACAAGGCAGGCGCGCGAATTCGGGCACACTTTAGAGGTGGAATTGGCCTGGCTGGCTGTTCATGGTCTGTTGCATCTGTTGGGATGGGACCACCCGGACGAGCAAAGCTGGCAGGCCATGGTGACCCAGCAAGCGCGATTGCTTAAAGGAGTGAACGTTGTCTATGACTGGCCAAGCGTCTACCCAGTCGGCTAG
- the ebsA gene encoding type IV pilus biogenesis protein EbsA: MESPEIRPIAPSELVVYLPYLQAARRPALPRALSLYRRGGLEGVRQIEGAAALPWSARWDVRSLPVDPTQCRLDFREGACSFEREMVLPTFELVGFLAEWLAAGGSSGDFSAGFYRRLFGA, encoded by the coding sequence ATGGAAAGCCCCGAGATCCGCCCTATCGCTCCAAGCGAGCTTGTGGTGTATTTGCCCTATTTGCAGGCCGCCCGCCGTCCAGCGTTGCCGAGGGCGCTGTCACTGTACAGGCGCGGCGGCCTGGAGGGGGTGCGCCAAATCGAAGGGGCGGCGGCGCTGCCCTGGTCGGCTCGCTGGGACGTTCGGAGTTTACCGGTTGATCCGACGCAGTGCCGGTTGGATTTTCGGGAAGGTGCGTGCTCGTTCGAACGCGAGATGGTGCTGCCGACTTTTGAACTGGTCGGTTTTTTGGCCGAATGGCTCGCCGCAGGAGGCTCGTCCGGCGATTTTTCCGCCGGATTTTACCGGCGGCTGTTCGGAGCGTAA
- a CDS encoding NAD(P)H dehydrogenase subunit NdhS has protein sequence MTPELRPGMPVKVTNPRDLYYGFEGQIQKVVDGYVGVIFGGGNWIKHVRFVASDLTVIEPRGKKRGK, from the coding sequence GTGACCCCCGAATTGCGTCCGGGTATGCCGGTCAAAGTGACTAACCCTCGAGATCTTTATTACGGGTTTGAGGGCCAGATTCAGAAGGTCGTCGATGGCTACGTCGGTGTGATCTTCGGCGGTGGCAACTGGATCAAACACGTGCGCTTCGTTGCGTCGGACCTGACGGTAATCGAACCGCGGGGCAAAAAACGCGGCAAGTAG
- a CDS encoding branched-chain amino acid ABC transporter permease encodes MQELVQQLVNGITLGSVYALIALGYTMVYGILELINFAHGEVFMVGAFVALGVFVVLGSAGLPWWLLLLVALLCAMAVCSLLGMGLERLAYRPLLSEAKPLAVVELGVIAAAGSGIWWLYHQLKGGLSQGEWLLGPVVGLGAAAAFWGLFAYLGRSGPARRTPRLSLLITALGASILLQNAMRLIVGSRDRIMPEVLPTWSFALAGVQISAPQILTVGVSVTAMALLTWLVQNTRLGKAMRATAQDIEAAQLMGINTRLIIVIVFILGSSLAAVAGVLFAIFFKSINFFIGFQAGLKAFTAAVLGGIGNIPGAVLGGLLLGLLESLGSGYISSEWKDVFAFIVLVGVLLLRPSGLLGENVPEKV; translated from the coding sequence TTGCAGGAACTGGTTCAGCAGCTGGTCAACGGCATCACTCTAGGCAGTGTGTACGCCCTTATCGCCCTGGGCTACACGATGGTTTACGGCATCCTGGAATTGATCAACTTTGCCCACGGCGAAGTATTCATGGTCGGAGCCTTCGTCGCCCTGGGGGTGTTTGTGGTGCTGGGCAGCGCGGGATTGCCCTGGTGGTTGTTGCTGCTTGTGGCTTTGCTGTGTGCGATGGCGGTCTGTTCGCTGTTGGGAATGGGGCTTGAACGCCTCGCCTACCGGCCGCTCCTGAGCGAAGCAAAACCGCTCGCGGTGGTGGAACTGGGCGTGATCGCGGCGGCGGGCAGCGGCATCTGGTGGCTGTACCATCAGCTCAAAGGCGGTTTGTCCCAGGGGGAGTGGTTGTTGGGGCCAGTAGTCGGTCTGGGGGCGGCCGCCGCCTTTTGGGGGCTTTTTGCTTATCTGGGCCGCAGCGGTCCGGCGCGCAGGACGCCGCGCCTGTCGCTGCTGATCACGGCACTGGGGGCCTCGATTTTGCTGCAGAACGCCATGCGCCTCATCGTCGGCAGCCGCGATCGCATCATGCCCGAGGTGCTGCCGACGTGGAGCTTTGCGCTGGCGGGGGTGCAGATTAGCGCGCCGCAAATCCTGACGGTGGGGGTGAGCGTTACGGCGATGGCCTTGCTCACCTGGCTGGTGCAGAACACGCGCTTGGGCAAGGCGATGCGCGCCACAGCCCAGGATATCGAGGCGGCCCAGTTGATGGGCATCAACACCCGCCTCATTATTGTCATCGTCTTTATCCTCGGCTCCAGCCTGGCGGCGGTGGCGGGGGTGCTCTTTGCAATCTTCTTTAAATCGATCAATTTCTTCATCGGTTTCCAGGCCGGCCTCAAGGCGTTCACCGCCGCGGTCTTGGGAGGAATCGGCAACATCCCGGGAGCGGTGCTGGGGGGGCTGTTGCTCGGGTTGCTCGAATCGCTGGGGTCGGGCTATATCTCGAGTGAATGGAAAGATGTATTTGCATTCATAGTCCTAGTCGGCGTGCTTTTGCTGCGCCCCTCGGGGCTTCTGGGCGAGAACGTACCTGAAAAAGTTTAA
- a CDS encoding diacylglycerol kinase family protein, with product MTGQASTQSARRTIRRRQSWQVAETLSKSFTYAGSGILYATATQRNFRIHLIVGTMAFVLGACLRITLLEMAVIGLTVAFVLALELINTAVEATVDLIVGDQYHRLAGIAKDCAAGAVLIGSSAALVVAACILLPPLWRALF from the coding sequence ATGACTGGCCAAGCGTCTACCCAGTCGGCTAGAAGAACGATCCGGCGCCGGCAATCCTGGCAGGTGGCCGAAACGCTCTCCAAAAGCTTCACCTACGCCGGGAGCGGCATTCTTTACGCCACGGCCACACAGCGCAACTTTCGCATTCATCTGATTGTGGGCACGATGGCCTTTGTGCTCGGGGCCTGCTTGCGCATCACGCTGTTGGAGATGGCGGTCATCGGTCTTACGGTCGCCTTTGTGTTGGCCCTTGAACTGATCAACACCGCCGTCGAGGCGACGGTGGATCTGATCGTGGGCGATCAGTACCACCGTCTGGCTGGTATTGCCAAGGACTGCGCCGCCGGGGCGGTGCTCATCGGCTCGAGCGCGGCCTTGGTGGTGGCCGCCTGTATCCTGCTGCCGCCGCTGTGGCGGGCGCTCTTCTAG
- a CDS encoding MGH1-like glycoside hydrolase domain-containing protein: MADNIEPQRLKAAREKTHAWKRWGPYLSERQWGTVREDYSDTGNAWDYFSHDQARSRAYRWGEDGLAGYSDEKQRLCFALALWNGVDPILKERCFGLTNSEANHGEDVKEYYFYLDSTPTHSYMKYLYKYPQAAFPYDDLVKTNRRRNRLELEYELLDTGVFEEDRYFDVFVEYAKESPEDTLFAIKVINRGPQPAALHVLPHLWFRNDWSSWIAEPAPKPTLRQIEGPAGTAVVAADHPVLGGYYFYCQGEVPVLFTENETNNARLFPDQPDTGPYVKDGINNYVVHNKTDAVNPERVGTKCAPHYQVEVPAGGSLTLKLRLSPVAPADLAGAYPAGDPFGEHFDEIFAVRLQEADLFYDNITPGKLDADNHRVIRQALAGMLWTKQYYYFDLDKWLEEHGANPLLARSSGIIRNIDWFHMVNDDIISMPDKWEYPWYAAWDLAFHTNALFMVDPDFAKEQLVLMLNEVYLHPNGQIPAYEWNFGDVNPPVHAWATWFLYQSDKELTGKPDWKFLKSSFQKLLLNFTWWVNRKDMTGRNVFQGGFLGLDNIGVFDRSSPLPTGGFLEQADGTAWMAFYSQMMLAMALELAEDDPEYEEMAIKFAQHFLWIAGAMDRIGVNKDEMWDEQDGFFYDVLRFPDGGATRLKVRSMVGLLPLCAVTVIPGEVLDRFPRFRERLAQFIQRHPELSANINPPDKRGVGGRYLLSVFNEKKLKRVLARLLDENEFLSDYGIRSLSQFHRDRPFVYSLGNTTFRVDYEPAESSTGMFGGNSNWRGPIWMPVNTLLVRALLTLFAYYGPDFKVECPTGSGRLMHLGEVAGEIVRRLSMIFLRDANGRRAVYGDTEKFQRDPHWQDLLLFYEYFHGDNGAGIGASHQTGWTGVIARLIQYFAATTSEQVLEDGGRAGIAYYEEDQSMEQAVQQQE; encoded by the coding sequence ATGGCAGACAACATCGAGCCGCAAAGGCTGAAAGCAGCCCGCGAAAAGACGCACGCCTGGAAGCGGTGGGGTCCTTACCTGAGCGAGCGCCAGTGGGGGACAGTCCGCGAAGACTATTCCGATACCGGCAACGCCTGGGACTACTTCAGCCATGACCAGGCCCGCAGCCGCGCCTACCGGTGGGGCGAGGATGGGCTGGCCGGCTACTCCGACGAGAAACAAAGGCTCTGCTTCGCCCTCGCTCTGTGGAACGGCGTCGACCCGATTCTCAAGGAGCGCTGCTTCGGCCTGACCAACTCCGAGGCCAACCACGGCGAAGATGTCAAGGAGTACTACTTCTACCTCGACAGCACGCCTACCCACTCGTACATGAAATATTTGTACAAGTATCCCCAGGCTGCTTTTCCCTACGACGACCTGGTGAAGACCAACCGCCGCCGCAACCGCCTGGAGCTGGAGTACGAATTGCTCGATACTGGCGTTTTCGAGGAGGACCGCTACTTCGACGTGTTTGTCGAGTACGCCAAAGAATCGCCCGAGGACACGCTTTTTGCCATCAAAGTCATCAACCGCGGGCCGCAGCCGGCTGCGCTGCACGTCCTGCCGCACCTGTGGTTTCGCAACGACTGGTCCAGCTGGATAGCCGAACCGGCCCCCAAGCCAACTCTGCGGCAAATCGAGGGACCGGCGGGTACCGCAGTGGTCGCTGCCGACCATCCGGTGCTCGGGGGGTACTACTTCTACTGCCAGGGGGAAGTGCCGGTGCTCTTTACCGAAAACGAAACCAACAACGCCCGGCTGTTTCCCGACCAACCCGACACCGGTCCTTACGTCAAAGACGGCATCAACAACTACGTCGTGCACAACAAAACCGACGCGGTCAACCCCGAGCGGGTGGGCACCAAGTGCGCCCCCCACTACCAGGTGGAAGTGCCCGCGGGCGGCTCGCTTACCCTCAAGCTGCGCCTGAGCCCCGTCGCCCCCGCCGACCTGGCTGGCGCCTACCCGGCGGGCGACCCGTTCGGGGAGCACTTCGATGAGATTTTTGCTGTGCGCCTGCAGGAAGCGGACCTTTTTTACGACAACATCACCCCGGGCAAGCTGGATGCGGACAACCACCGGGTGATCCGCCAGGCCCTGGCCGGTATGCTGTGGACCAAACAGTACTACTACTTCGACCTTGACAAGTGGCTTGAGGAGCACGGCGCCAACCCACTGCTGGCCAGAAGTTCCGGGATCATCCGCAACATCGATTGGTTCCATATGGTCAACGACGACATCATCTCGATGCCGGACAAGTGGGAGTACCCCTGGTACGCCGCCTGGGATCTGGCCTTCCACACCAACGCGCTGTTTATGGTCGATCCGGACTTTGCCAAAGAACAGCTCGTCTTGATGCTCAACGAAGTCTACTTGCACCCCAACGGCCAGATACCGGCCTACGAGTGGAACTTCGGCGATGTCAACCCGCCGGTGCACGCCTGGGCGACCTGGTTTTTGTACCAGAGCGACAAGGAACTGACCGGCAAACCCGATTGGAAATTCCTCAAAAGCTCCTTTCAGAAGCTGCTGCTCAACTTCACCTGGTGGGTCAACCGCAAGGACATGACCGGCAGGAACGTCTTTCAGGGGGGCTTTTTGGGGTTGGACAACATCGGTGTCTTCGACCGCAGTTCGCCTCTACCCACCGGCGGCTTTTTGGAGCAGGCCGACGGCACCGCCTGGATGGCCTTCTACAGCCAGATGATGCTGGCGATGGCGCTGGAGTTGGCCGAGGACGACCCCGAGTACGAGGAGATGGCCATCAAGTTCGCCCAACACTTTTTGTGGATCGCCGGGGCGATGGACCGCATCGGCGTCAACAAAGACGAGATGTGGGACGAGCAGGACGGCTTTTTCTACGATGTGCTGCGCTTTCCGGACGGCGGTGCAACGCGCCTGAAGGTGCGTTCGATGGTCGGGCTTTTGCCACTGTGCGCGGTGACGGTCATCCCCGGCGAAGTGCTCGATCGCTTCCCGCGCTTTCGCGAGCGCCTCGCCCAGTTCATCCAGCGCCATCCGGAATTGAGCGCCAACATCAACCCGCCCGACAAGCGCGGGGTGGGCGGACGCTATTTGCTGTCGGTCTTCAATGAAAAGAAGCTCAAGCGCGTCCTCGCCCGCCTGCTCGATGAGAACGAATTTCTCAGCGACTACGGCATCCGCTCCCTCTCCCAGTTCCACCGGGATCGTCCGTTTGTCTACTCGCTGGGCAACACCACCTTCCGGGTGGACTACGAACCGGCCGAATCGAGCACCGGCATGTTCGGCGGCAACTCCAACTGGCGCGGACCCATCTGGATGCCGGTCAACACGCTGCTGGTGCGGGCGTTGCTCACGCTGTTCGCCTACTACGGCCCGGATTTTAAAGTGGAATGCCCGACCGGTTCCGGCCGGCTGATGCACCTGGGGGAGGTGGCAGGCGAAATCGTCCGGCGGCTGTCGATGATTTTCCTGCGCGATGCGAACGGTCGGCGGGCGGTCTACGGCGACACCGAAAAATTCCAGCGCGACCCGCACTGGCAGGATCTGCTCTTGTTCTACGAGTACTTCCACGGCGACAACGGCGCGGGGATCGGTGCGAGCCACCAGACCGGCTGGACCGGGGTGATTGCCCGGCTCATCCAGTACTTTGCCGCCACCACCAGCGAGCAGGTGCTCGAAGACGGCGGGCGGGCGGGTATCGCCTATTACGAGGAAGATCAGTCGATGGAGCAGGCTGTGCAGCAGCAGGAATAA
- a CDS encoding BPSS1187 family protein, whose protein sequence is MKKACLGFGLLCAVLPLCFTSAVLAGEKAVCPSQTYQQRDLAGGIACAIQPSRTDSAITDLGSSGRGFGYHVIGIPSDPTQIKGTFLYLGGSGDRPFDPDGDRYSNLEIVENGIALGYMVIQLAHANTDPVGILCGNNDACYGATRQEIIYGTATSSAVSVNTANSIMNRLSALSRFLKSNYSLSYLLPAALSGTKVNWSKMRLGGSSQGGGHAGYIARDNASQRVCFLSSPVDTVTVSGDTSGSRQSVSAAWVSDTTWKTPTSQLRGVAHEDDDYFESITTNYQTLGMKESTSETNPNNNWVRITVDAGNPHTAPGRDGNLAYAREWSCFK, encoded by the coding sequence ATGAAGAAAGCTTGCCTGGGTTTCGGACTTTTGTGCGCTGTTTTGCCACTCTGCTTTACATCGGCTGTCCTGGCGGGAGAAAAGGCCGTGTGTCCGTCCCAGACCTATCAGCAGCGCGATCTGGCGGGGGGGATCGCCTGTGCCATCCAGCCGAGCCGCACCGACTCGGCCATTACCGACCTCGGTTCGAGCGGTCGGGGGTTCGGCTATCACGTCATCGGCATTCCAAGCGATCCGACCCAGATCAAGGGAACGTTTCTGTACCTGGGGGGCTCAGGCGATCGGCCGTTTGATCCGGATGGCGACCGCTATTCGAATCTGGAGATTGTCGAAAATGGCATTGCCCTGGGCTACATGGTCATCCAACTGGCCCACGCCAACACTGACCCGGTGGGCATTCTCTGCGGCAACAACGACGCCTGTTATGGGGCGACGCGCCAGGAGATTATCTACGGCACGGCCACCTCATCGGCGGTGAGCGTCAACACCGCCAACAGCATCATGAATCGCCTGAGTGCACTTTCGCGCTTTCTCAAGAGCAATTATTCGCTGAGCTATTTACTGCCCGCCGCGCTGAGCGGCACCAAGGTGAACTGGTCGAAGATGCGCCTGGGGGGGAGCAGCCAGGGAGGCGGTCACGCCGGCTATATCGCGCGGGACAACGCCTCGCAGCGGGTGTGCTTTCTCTCCTCGCCGGTGGACACCGTGACGGTCTCCGGCGACACCTCCGGCTCGCGGCAAAGCGTCTCCGCCGCCTGGGTGAGCGACACCACCTGGAAGACACCCACTTCTCAGTTGCGCGGGGTCGCCCACGAGGACGACGACTATTTCGAGAGCATCACTACCAACTACCAGACCCTCGGCATGAAAGAATCAACCAGCGAGACCAACCCCAACAACAACTGGGTGCGAATCACCGTCGATGCCGGCAATCCGCACACTGCCCCCGGCCGCGACGGCAATCTCGCCTACGCGCGCGAGTGGTCCTGCTTCAAGTAA